From a single Paraburkholderia sp. D15 genomic region:
- a CDS encoding YcxB family protein has product MSDVHPALPLRVDVNLTDEDFIAAHVVLYSAKRTRGRQVRSLAMAAVLGGLFGGYWAASHAGVSMASSIAGCAVAAGVLSFCNDAFFMPVFLRGIARAGLKARAKRGAVPFLGPQQVTFDTTGVTGESALSSLRLNWSSLTSRVDDAERIYLFAGGSAFVALPRRDLLPDQLAAIERIIARYLPARGETRER; this is encoded by the coding sequence ATGAGCGACGTTCATCCGGCGTTGCCCTTGCGGGTCGACGTCAACCTCACCGACGAAGACTTCATCGCCGCGCACGTGGTGCTGTATTCGGCAAAGCGCACGCGGGGCCGGCAGGTCCGTTCGCTCGCGATGGCGGCGGTGCTCGGCGGCCTGTTCGGCGGCTACTGGGCTGCGTCCCACGCCGGCGTATCGATGGCGTCGAGCATCGCCGGCTGCGCGGTCGCGGCCGGCGTGCTGTCGTTCTGCAACGACGCTTTCTTCATGCCGGTGTTTCTGCGCGGCATCGCACGCGCGGGCCTGAAAGCGCGCGCCAAACGCGGCGCGGTGCCGTTTCTCGGCCCGCAGCAGGTCACCTTCGATACCACCGGCGTCACCGGCGAATCGGCGCTGTCGAGCTTGCGGTTGAACTGGTCGAGCCTCACGTCGCGCGTGGACGACGCCGAGCGCATCTATCTGTTCGCGGGGGGCTCCGCGTTCGTCGCGCTGCCGCGCCGCGATCTGCTGCCGGATCAGCTCGCGGCGATCGAGCGCATCATTGCGCGGTATCTGCCGGCCAGAGGTGAAACCCGTGAACGATGA
- a CDS encoding LysR family transcriptional regulator, which produces MDRLTSMAVFVKTADTGSFAAAALAFGMSSQMAGKHVSTLEERVGARLINRTTRRQSLTEIGQIFYERCKALLADAEAAESVAHELSSSPSGRLRITAPVTFGASCIAPLIARYVRRHPRVRVELTLTDRFVDLIDEGYEAAIRLGDLADSSLIARPLMPYRMLACASPGYLAEHGEPATPQALADHACLSFVYMSRPVATEWRFSDAHGEYVVPISGPFLANDVKALRSAALHGAGVMLAPEVAVREDLAAGHLVRILGGYDTPSRPMHLVFPASRATPKLRAFIDHVVEEFGPQTSGPV; this is translated from the coding sequence ATGGATCGTTTGACCAGCATGGCCGTGTTCGTCAAAACCGCTGACACCGGCTCGTTCGCCGCCGCGGCACTCGCTTTCGGCATGTCCTCGCAGATGGCGGGCAAGCACGTGAGCACGCTGGAGGAACGGGTCGGCGCGCGTCTCATCAACCGGACCACACGGCGTCAGAGCCTGACCGAGATCGGCCAGATCTTCTACGAGCGCTGCAAGGCGCTGCTGGCGGACGCCGAGGCGGCGGAATCGGTCGCGCACGAGCTGTCGAGCTCGCCGAGCGGCCGCTTGCGGATCACCGCGCCGGTCACGTTCGGCGCGTCATGCATCGCGCCGCTGATCGCGCGGTATGTGCGTCGGCATCCGCGGGTGCGGGTCGAACTGACGCTGACCGACCGTTTCGTCGATCTGATCGACGAGGGCTACGAGGCCGCGATCCGGCTCGGCGATCTGGCGGATTCGTCGCTGATCGCGCGGCCGTTGATGCCGTACCGGATGCTCGCGTGCGCGTCGCCGGGCTACCTCGCGGAGCACGGCGAACCGGCGACGCCGCAGGCGCTCGCGGACCACGCGTGCCTGAGCTTCGTCTACATGAGCCGGCCGGTCGCGACCGAATGGCGCTTCTCCGACGCGCACGGCGAATACGTCGTGCCGATCTCCGGCCCGTTTCTCGCGAACGACGTGAAGGCGCTGCGCAGCGCCGCGCTGCATGGCGCGGGCGTGATGCTCGCGCCCGAAGTGGCCGTGCGCGAGGATCTCGCGGCGGGGCATCTGGTGCGCATTCTCGGCGGCTACGACACGCCATCGCGGCCGATGCATCTGGTGTTCCCCGCCAGCCGCGCGACGCCGAAGCTGCGCGCGTTCATCGACCACGTGGTGGAGGAATTCGGCCCGCAGACGTCCGGGCCGGTCTAA
- a CDS encoding amidohydrolase family protein yields MADTPLISTPMRDHDTLARPSFTLPALACDAHMHVFGPADRYPAVSHPHYTLPDGKLAHYLKLMNVLQLQRFVIVQPSFYGTDNRCLIDALHVAGSIARGVVMIEEDTNAATLDAFHASGVRAVRLDLFARAGLPTAEIQQYITRMARLCASLGWHVQFYAPGWVVRNLIPFLADVRSDFVIDHMGYMLEEDGLTPADFERLLSLMKDGQCWLKLSAPYRIAKQRGYEAVAPMARAIVEAAPHKVIWGSDWPHIPDSTRDTGELLNLLGAWTGDAAVRQMILADNPARLFDY; encoded by the coding sequence ATGGCCGACACCCCGCTGATCTCCACGCCGATGCGCGACCACGACACCCTCGCGCGTCCGTCGTTCACCCTGCCCGCGCTCGCCTGCGACGCGCACATGCACGTGTTCGGCCCCGCTGACCGCTATCCGGCAGTCTCACACCCGCATTACACGCTGCCCGACGGCAAGCTCGCGCACTACCTGAAACTGATGAACGTGCTGCAACTGCAACGCTTCGTGATCGTGCAGCCGAGTTTCTACGGCACCGACAATCGCTGCCTGATCGACGCGCTGCACGTCGCCGGATCGATCGCGCGCGGTGTCGTGATGATCGAGGAAGACACGAACGCCGCCACGCTCGACGCGTTCCATGCGAGCGGCGTGCGCGCCGTGCGTCTCGATCTGTTCGCACGCGCCGGCTTGCCGACCGCCGAGATCCAGCAGTACATCACGCGGATGGCGCGGCTCTGCGCGAGTCTCGGCTGGCACGTGCAGTTCTATGCGCCCGGCTGGGTGGTGCGCAACCTGATCCCGTTCCTCGCCGACGTGCGCAGCGATTTCGTGATCGATCACATGGGCTATATGCTCGAGGAAGACGGCCTCACGCCGGCCGATTTCGAGCGTCTGCTGAGTCTGATGAAGGACGGCCAGTGCTGGCTGAAACTGAGTGCGCCGTACCGGATCGCGAAGCAGCGCGGTTACGAGGCGGTCGCGCCGATGGCGCGAGCGATCGTCGAGGCGGCGCCGCACAAGGTGATCTGGGGCTCGGACTGGCCGCATATTCCCGACTCGACACGCGACACCGGCGAGCTGCTGAATCTGCTCGGCGCGTGGACCGGCGACGCGGCCGTGCGGCAGATGATCCTCGCGGATAACCCGGCGCGCCTGTTCGATTATTGA
- a CDS encoding nicotinate phosphoribosyltransferase, protein MNAPDRTEVLEKNQLVPFNLADFYKTSHPGMYPKETTKLVANFTPRSAKYAPVLRELFDDKVVWFGLQGFIQEFLIDLFGAEFFNKPKAQAVRKYKRRMDTALGPDAVPVASLEALHDLGHLPLEIRSLPEGSRVDIKVPPVIFINTHPAFPWVSTYFETVVSCESWKPSTVATIAFEFRKLLTYFANLTGAPLDFVNWQGHDFSMRGMSGVHDAMRCGAGHLLSFTGTDTIPAIDYLEDHYGANAERELVGGSIPASEHSVMALRILLTQQRLERAAAQGEIDNDPKALRRKAELEVIREFVTEGYPQGMVSLVSDTFDFWNVMTVIAKELKADILARRPDALGNAKVVFRPDSGDPVKILTGYTNDELVQRDGQPVVDAAGRYTVKDGGATISEAERTGAVECLWNIYGGTVTEKGYKVLDSHVGLIYGDSITLPRARDIMLRMAAKGFASCNVVLGIGSYVYGMNSRDTFGYALKAIYAEVDGEAVDIYKDPATDDGTKKSAKGLPRVEKEGDHFVLYEQQTLEQAEGGALVPVFRNGELLVRQSLAEIRERLQSSWTCPEAGSIVWG, encoded by the coding sequence ATGAACGCACCCGATCGCACGGAAGTCCTCGAAAAGAACCAGCTCGTTCCGTTCAATCTCGCCGATTTTTACAAGACTTCCCATCCTGGGATGTATCCGAAAGAGACCACCAAACTCGTCGCGAACTTCACGCCGCGCTCGGCGAAATACGCGCCCGTGCTGCGCGAACTGTTCGACGACAAGGTGGTCTGGTTCGGCCTGCAAGGCTTCATCCAGGAATTCCTGATCGACCTGTTCGGCGCGGAGTTCTTCAACAAGCCGAAGGCGCAGGCGGTGCGTAAATACAAGCGGCGCATGGACACCGCGCTCGGTCCCGACGCGGTGCCGGTGGCAAGTCTCGAAGCGCTGCACGATCTCGGCCACCTGCCGCTCGAAATCCGTTCGTTGCCGGAAGGTTCGCGGGTCGACATCAAGGTGCCGCCGGTGATCTTCATCAACACGCACCCCGCTTTCCCGTGGGTGTCGACGTACTTCGAAACGGTGGTGAGCTGCGAATCGTGGAAGCCGTCCACGGTCGCGACCATCGCGTTCGAATTCCGCAAGCTGCTGACCTACTTCGCGAACCTGACCGGCGCGCCGCTCGATTTCGTGAACTGGCAAGGTCACGATTTCTCGATGCGCGGCATGAGCGGCGTGCACGACGCGATGCGCTGCGGCGCGGGTCACCTGCTGTCCTTCACCGGCACCGACACGATTCCCGCGATCGACTATCTGGAAGACCACTACGGCGCGAATGCCGAGCGCGAACTGGTGGGCGGATCGATTCCGGCCTCGGAGCACAGCGTGATGGCGCTGCGCATCCTGCTCACGCAGCAGCGCCTCGAACGCGCGGCGGCCCAGGGCGAAATCGACAACGATCCGAAGGCGCTGCGCCGCAAGGCCGAACTCGAAGTGATTCGCGAATTCGTCACCGAGGGCTACCCGCAGGGGATGGTCTCGCTCGTCAGCGACACGTTCGATTTCTGGAACGTGATGACCGTGATCGCGAAGGAACTGAAGGCGGACATTCTCGCCCGCAGGCCGGATGCGCTCGGCAACGCGAAGGTGGTGTTCCGCCCGGACTCGGGCGACCCGGTGAAGATTCTGACCGGCTACACGAACGACGAACTCGTGCAGCGCGACGGCCAGCCGGTCGTCGACGCCGCCGGCCGCTACACGGTGAAGGACGGCGGCGCGACGATCAGCGAGGCGGAACGCACCGGCGCGGTGGAATGCCTGTGGAACATCTACGGCGGCACCGTGACGGAGAAAGGCTACAAGGTGCTGGACTCGCACGTCGGGCTGATCTACGGCGATTCGATCACGCTGCCGCGCGCGCGCGACATCATGCTGCGCATGGCGGCCAAGGGCTTCGCGTCGTGCAACGTGGTGCTCGGCATCGGCAGCTACGTGTACGGGATGAACTCGCGCGACACCTTCGGCTATGCGCTGAAGGCGATCTACGCCGAGGTGGACGGCGAAGCGGTCGACATCTACAAGGACCCCGCCACCGACGACGGCACCAAGAAGTCCGCCAAGGGTTTGCCGCGCGTGGAGAAGGAAGGCGATCACTTCGTGCTGTACGAGCAGCAGACGCTGGAACAGGCGGAAGGCGGCGCGCTGGTGCCGGTGTTCCGCAACGGCGAGCTGCTGGTGCGTCAGTCGCTCGCGGAGATTCGCGAACGTCTGCAGTCGTCGTGGACGTGCCCGGAGGCAGGCTCGATCGTGTGGGGCTGA
- a CDS encoding ribose-phosphate pyrophosphokinase-like domain-containing protein: MIQVFAVSQDQVEAALELRKLVFPGGEVNVSVQLGQPAKTLRIQAHLPNAEAVMTLLLVTDALRRGYPGTPIVLSMPYVPYARQDRVANAGEALSARVFCDLINAQQYAQVEVQDPHSDVVTALLDRVTIADPLPSLRRALASLGAGPDAAPGRRAALVAPDAGARKRVMHLAHALELDVVFAEKVRNTQTGKITGTQVTGALPDTPLVVVDDICDGGRTFTELAAALRARQAEQRLDQPLYLYVTHGIFSKGLAPLLEHYRTVFTRNNWTDDSRAQLV, encoded by the coding sequence ATGATTCAGGTTTTTGCCGTATCGCAAGATCAGGTCGAAGCAGCGCTGGAACTCCGCAAGCTCGTCTTTCCGGGCGGCGAGGTCAATGTCAGCGTGCAGTTGGGCCAGCCCGCGAAGACCTTGCGCATTCAGGCGCATCTGCCCAACGCCGAGGCGGTCATGACGCTGCTGCTCGTGACCGACGCGCTGCGCCGCGGCTATCCGGGCACGCCGATCGTGCTGTCCATGCCGTACGTGCCGTATGCGCGGCAGGATCGCGTGGCGAACGCCGGCGAGGCGCTGAGCGCGCGCGTGTTCTGCGACCTGATCAACGCGCAGCAGTATGCGCAGGTGGAGGTGCAGGACCCGCACAGCGACGTCGTGACCGCCCTGCTCGACCGCGTGACGATCGCCGATCCGCTGCCCTCGCTGCGCCGCGCGCTGGCCTCGCTCGGGGCCGGCCCCGACGCAGCGCCCGGGCGTCGTGCCGCGCTGGTCGCGCCGGACGCCGGCGCCCGCAAGCGCGTGATGCATCTCGCGCATGCGCTGGAGCTGGACGTGGTGTTTGCCGAGAAGGTCCGCAACACGCAGACCGGCAAGATCACCGGCACCCAGGTAACGGGCGCGCTGCCCGACACGCCGCTGGTGGTGGTCGACGACATCTGCGACGGCGGGCGCACCTTCACCGAACTCGCGGCGGCGCTGCGCGCGCGCCAGGCCGAACAGCGTCTGGATCAACCGCTGTATCTGTACGTCACGCATGGGATTTTCAGCAAGGGGCTCGCGCCGTTGCTCGAGCACTATCGCACGGTCTTCACGCGCAACAACTGGACCGACGATTCCCGCGCGCAGCTCGTTTGA
- a CDS encoding aldolase/citrate lyase family protein, whose translation MNGAQQVERLRARHKVIALGMRASRTTDAVRWAKAAGYDTIWIDMEHSTLPVDTVSQLCSCAVDLGLMPWVRVPERDYGTINRVLDGGALGIIVARIESAAQARDAVIATRYPPLGQRSQLATLPYVGFEKLPARELNDTLNAATALKVLIESRAGVEAADEIAALDGVDILALGCNDLCADLGYAGESTHPEVVAACRQVIEAARRHGKVAIVGGMPEGDALNGLREAGAAPFIFAGIDTDVFLTALRERVEQARKL comes from the coding sequence ATGAACGGAGCACAACAGGTCGAACGTCTGCGCGCACGCCACAAGGTGATCGCGCTCGGCATGCGCGCGTCGCGCACGACCGACGCCGTGCGCTGGGCCAAGGCCGCCGGCTACGACACCATCTGGATCGACATGGAGCACAGCACGCTGCCCGTCGATACCGTCTCGCAACTCTGCTCGTGCGCGGTCGATCTCGGGCTGATGCCGTGGGTACGCGTCCCCGAGCGCGATTACGGCACGATCAACCGCGTGCTCGACGGCGGCGCGCTCGGCATCATCGTCGCGCGGATCGAGAGCGCCGCGCAGGCGCGCGACGCGGTGATCGCGACGCGTTATCCGCCGCTCGGCCAGCGCTCGCAACTGGCGACGCTGCCCTATGTCGGCTTCGAAAAACTCCCGGCGCGCGAACTGAACGACACGCTGAACGCGGCGACCGCGCTGAAGGTGCTGATCGAAAGCCGCGCGGGCGTCGAGGCCGCGGACGAGATCGCCGCGCTCGACGGCGTCGATATTCTCGCGCTCGGCTGCAACGACCTCTGCGCCGATCTGGGCTACGCCGGCGAGTCGACCCACCCCGAGGTGGTGGCCGCGTGCCGCCAGGTGATCGAGGCCGCGCGGCGGCACGGCAAGGTCGCGATCGTCGGCGGCATGCCGGAGGGCGATGCGCTGAACGGTCTGCGCGAAGCCGGCGCGGCGCCGTTCATCTTTGCCGGCATCGATACCGACGTGTTTCTGACCGCGCTGCGCGAACGCGTCGAACAGGCGCGCAAGCTCTGA
- a CDS encoding porin: MNKLALSLGASAVLSLSSPLAFAQSSVTLYGIIDAGITYFSNLNGHKTFVANDGSIQSNRWGLRGVEDIGGGTKVIFDLENGFNLYSGTMVQSGVLFSRQAWLGLDNATYGRFTLGKQYDFFWDNLTQFAMGQVAGQYSWHPGDFDHLAGTLHINNALKYTSPNYAGLQAGALYAFPSQSVSAGTGRVIAFGLRYANGPLNLGAAYTDTHDLGLNGPSQAGTTFFPGLPATPVLANSVSSLGVGGSYRFGRSLTRLLFTDTHFRIGHDNGSMPTYEINEVFQLTPATTLMGGYWYSKLGTQKWQNGTLLLDYALSKTTDVYTSATYLRASGGAAPVFLGGGAAPVFTNGVFVGTGNSSTAVRVGLRTLF; encoded by the coding sequence ATGAACAAGTTGGCCCTGAGTCTGGGCGCGAGCGCCGTATTGAGCCTGAGCAGTCCGCTCGCGTTCGCGCAGAGCAGCGTGACGCTGTACGGGATCATCGATGCCGGCATCACCTACTTCAGCAATCTGAACGGCCACAAGACTTTCGTCGCCAACGACGGCTCGATCCAGTCGAACCGCTGGGGGCTGCGCGGCGTGGAAGACATCGGCGGCGGCACGAAGGTGATCTTCGACCTGGAGAACGGCTTCAATCTCTACTCCGGCACGATGGTGCAATCGGGCGTGCTGTTCAGCCGTCAGGCGTGGCTCGGTCTCGACAACGCGACCTATGGCCGGTTCACGCTCGGCAAGCAGTACGACTTCTTCTGGGACAACCTCACGCAGTTCGCGATGGGTCAGGTGGCGGGACAGTATTCGTGGCATCCCGGCGATTTCGATCATCTGGCCGGCACGCTGCATATCAACAACGCGCTCAAGTACACGTCGCCGAATTATGCGGGTCTGCAGGCGGGCGCGCTGTACGCGTTTCCGTCGCAATCGGTGTCGGCGGGAACCGGCCGCGTGATCGCCTTCGGACTGCGCTACGCGAACGGGCCGTTGAACCTGGGCGCGGCGTATACCGATACGCACGATCTCGGCCTCAACGGGCCGAGCCAGGCGGGCACGACGTTCTTCCCGGGTCTACCCGCCACACCGGTGCTCGCGAACAGCGTCAGCAGCCTCGGCGTGGGCGGCAGCTATCGCTTCGGACGCAGCCTGACGCGGCTGCTGTTCACCGACACGCATTTCCGCATCGGCCACGACAACGGGTCGATGCCGACCTACGAAATCAACGAGGTGTTCCAGCTCACGCCGGCGACCACGCTGATGGGCGGCTACTGGTACAGCAAGCTCGGTACGCAGAAATGGCAGAACGGCACGCTGCTGCTCGACTACGCGCTGTCGAAAACCACCGACGTGTACACCAGCGCGACCTATCTGCGCGCGTCGGGCGGCGCGGCGCCGGTGTTCCTCGGCGGCGGCGCCGCACCGGTGTTTACCAACGGCGTGTTCGTCGGTACCGGCAATTCGTCGACGGCGGTGCGGGTCGGGTTGCGGACCTTGTTCTGA
- a CDS encoding DUF5624 domain-containing protein has product MPYQPDPAFAALFRAFTSAPDSIGAHITRTMAALAADAPLLVSTGSDIVLFPGADRAPSIESFRKSTRGFIELTALSHLPLALAYLARMRELAPHDDAWRADAERLAGHARQTRAANSLALWREHVAVDSFGGHERKIANLVDYTCAVTLDRLARALHEPDLLSFERLNAEYFAAPSSDTLPVSMNEVMFATFGLAFLDIAYRIGNWLRAQRPDWQRLMVLVSGQSGRPTAGATWASNNMCYLVWRASERVLPAERILVAPHAPSFSVANLPDAAGLAELERRYRDLWLNTQASIDVARRLFPGQRPYRFDPQSADTMPPITSPDDRDAAAARLRRIMEDPAQLLSNCVADYVVDQLHEHGNRPQDVVIPGFTNVTYPDAVRA; this is encoded by the coding sequence ATGCCCTATCAACCCGACCCCGCCTTTGCCGCGCTGTTCCGCGCGTTCACATCGGCCCCCGACAGCATCGGCGCGCACATCACCCGCACCATGGCGGCGCTGGCCGCGGATGCGCCGCTGCTGGTCTCGACCGGCAGCGACATCGTGCTGTTCCCCGGCGCGGACCGCGCGCCGTCGATCGAAAGTTTCCGCAAATCGACGCGCGGGTTCATCGAACTCACGGCGCTCTCGCATCTGCCGCTCGCGCTGGCTTATCTCGCGCGCATGCGCGAACTCGCGCCGCACGACGATGCGTGGCGCGCCGACGCCGAACGTCTGGCCGGCCACGCGCGGCAAACCCGCGCGGCCAATTCGCTGGCGTTGTGGCGCGAGCATGTCGCGGTGGATAGCTTCGGCGGTCACGAGCGCAAGATCGCCAACCTCGTCGATTACACCTGCGCGGTGACGCTCGACCGGCTGGCGCGCGCGCTTCACGAGCCCGATCTGCTCAGCTTCGAACGGCTGAACGCGGAATACTTCGCCGCGCCGTCGAGCGACACGCTGCCGGTCTCGATGAACGAAGTGATGTTCGCGACCTTCGGCCTCGCGTTTCTCGACATCGCGTACCGGATCGGCAACTGGCTGCGTGCGCAACGACCCGACTGGCAGCGTCTGATGGTGCTGGTCAGCGGCCAGTCGGGACGGCCGACGGCGGGCGCCACCTGGGCGTCGAACAACATGTGCTACCTCGTGTGGCGCGCATCGGAACGCGTGTTGCCGGCCGAACGGATTCTGGTTGCGCCGCATGCGCCGTCGTTCTCGGTAGCGAACCTGCCGGACGCGGCCGGCCTCGCCGAACTCGAACGCCGTTACCGGGACCTGTGGCTCAACACGCAGGCAAGCATCGACGTCGCGCGGCGGCTTTTCCCCGGGCAACGGCCGTATCGCTTCGATCCGCAGTCGGCCGACACCATGCCGCCGATCACGTCGCCCGACGATCGCGACGCCGCCGCCGCGCGTCTGCGCCGCATCATGGAGGACCCCGCGCAACTGCTGTCGAATTGCGTTGCCGATTACGTGGTCGATCAACTGCACGAACATGGGAACCGGCCGCAAGACGTCGTGATTCCCGGTTTCACGAACGTGACTTACCCCGACGCCGTCCGAGCCTGA
- a CDS encoding NAD(P)-binding domain-containing protein encodes MKIGILGAGFIGRAMAALAKQSGHEAMISNSREPATLFSTAAALGCVAGTAREAASFGDVVVVAVPFARIDALPVAELDGKIAIDTCNYYPERDGRIASLDARSTTTSQLLAAALPGARVVKAFNAILARDLEEHGTPAGTPQRRALPVAADDATAKRIVSELMDQFGFDPVDAGVLRDSWRFERAKPVYCIPLDRAGIVAGLAAATRDVELPHGSWRR; translated from the coding sequence ATGAAGATCGGAATTCTCGGTGCGGGTTTTATCGGCCGCGCGATGGCGGCGCTCGCGAAGCAGAGCGGTCACGAAGCGATGATCAGCAATTCCCGCGAACCGGCGACGCTGTTCAGCACCGCCGCCGCGCTCGGCTGCGTGGCGGGCACCGCGCGGGAGGCGGCGAGTTTCGGCGATGTGGTCGTGGTCGCCGTGCCGTTCGCGCGGATCGATGCGCTGCCGGTGGCCGAACTCGACGGCAAGATCGCGATCGACACCTGCAACTACTATCCGGAGCGCGACGGGCGGATCGCATCGCTCGACGCGCGATCGACCACCACCAGCCAGCTGCTCGCCGCCGCGTTGCCGGGCGCGCGCGTGGTCAAGGCGTTCAACGCGATCCTCGCGCGCGATCTGGAGGAGCACGGCACGCCGGCCGGTACGCCGCAACGCCGCGCGCTGCCGGTCGCGGCCGACGACGCGACGGCCAAACGCATCGTCAGCGAGTTGATGGACCAGTTCGGTTTCGATCCCGTCGATGCGGGTGTGCTGCGGGATAGCTGGCGCTTCGAGCGCGCGAAGCCGGTGTACTGCATTCCGCTCGACCGGGCAGGGATAGTCGCGGGACTGGCGGCGGCTACGCGAGATGTTGAACTGCCGCATGGGTCATGGCGGCGGTGA
- a CDS encoding NUDIX domain-containing protein, which yields MKQRYTTPDVSVDVVLLTLDEGVLKVALHERERAPAKHSLALPGGYVHVDEDDSLEAAARRVLQEKTGLAPRYLEQLRTFGGPRRDARGWSVAVSHVALIPHAELSEAGAGVHPGVFQFHDVDALPALAFDHADQVQEAVQRVRNKASYSTLPCWLLPESFTLTQLQGIYEQIFGETVSRGTFRSRLGIKVGDLQPGDAADEADILIATDEFQGGNQRPARLFRVNRLSLFKRASW from the coding sequence ATGAAACAGCGCTACACCACGCCGGACGTGAGCGTCGACGTCGTGCTGCTGACGCTGGACGAGGGCGTGCTCAAGGTCGCGTTGCACGAGCGCGAGCGCGCGCCCGCGAAGCATAGCCTGGCGTTGCCGGGCGGGTATGTTCACGTCGACGAGGACGACTCGCTGGAAGCGGCCGCGCGCCGCGTGCTGCAAGAGAAAACCGGCCTCGCGCCGCGCTATCTGGAGCAGTTGCGCACCTTCGGCGGGCCGCGGCGCGACGCGCGCGGCTGGTCGGTGGCGGTTTCGCACGTCGCGCTGATTCCGCACGCGGAGTTGAGCGAGGCGGGCGCGGGCGTGCATCCGGGGGTCTTCCAGTTCCACGACGTGGACGCGCTCCCCGCACTCGCGTTCGATCACGCGGATCAGGTTCAGGAAGCCGTGCAACGGGTGCGCAACAAGGCGAGCTATTCGACGCTGCCGTGCTGGCTGCTGCCGGAGTCGTTCACGCTCACGCAGTTGCAGGGCATCTACGAGCAGATTTTCGGCGAGACGGTGTCGCGCGGCACGTTCCGCTCGCGGCTGGGGATCAAGGTCGGCGATCTGCAGCCGGGCGATGCCGCCGACGAAGCCGACATCCTGATCGCCACGGACGAATTCCAGGGCGGCAATCAGCGGCCCGCGCGCCTGTTCCGGGTGAACCGGCTGAGTCTGTTCAAGCGGGCGTCCTGGTAG
- a CDS encoding MFS transporter — protein sequence MHAFEPEPSAGPPLAGKVWRITLVCFAVSMIDGFDTLMLSFVAPLLATSLQIDHATLGRVFGAGFVGTVLGSLIAGPLADRFGRRPMLLLALVVTGTFTLACAFATSATMLATLRFLGGLGMGGAIPPVAAITAESSSPQRRSSLVILMFIGFPLGAVVGGAITAALMTRFGWPLVFVMGGASALAALVPVLLVIPGHTATPSAQRRRAPRSRAPRKIFGNLFAQGRLAATLALWFGVLSSMILSGFLVNFMPTLLYLNGVSPARAALGAVVLNVGAIVGALVIASLVGKRGPFVPVTIAFLCGGVLTFALGQIIGAGNLAFAMLFAVGACLVGGQLTIPAIASRLFPADVRAAGIGWAMAIGRTGSIIGPLIGGMLLARHLPLDTLFTIAALLAAGGALGIGFANRWRPRDDAQAPVGSTTFAITGSELGNGKH from the coding sequence ATGCACGCTTTCGAACCGGAGCCGTCGGCGGGACCACCGCTTGCCGGCAAGGTATGGCGCATCACGCTCGTGTGTTTCGCGGTGTCGATGATCGACGGCTTCGACACGCTGATGCTGTCGTTCGTCGCGCCCCTGCTGGCGACGTCGCTACAGATCGATCACGCGACGCTCGGCCGGGTGTTCGGCGCTGGCTTCGTCGGCACCGTGCTCGGTTCGCTGATCGCCGGGCCGCTCGCCGACCGCTTCGGACGCCGGCCGATGCTGCTGCTCGCGCTCGTCGTCACCGGCACGTTCACGCTGGCGTGCGCGTTCGCCACCTCCGCCACGATGCTCGCGACGTTGCGCTTTCTCGGCGGCCTCGGCATGGGCGGCGCGATTCCGCCGGTCGCCGCGATCACCGCGGAGAGCAGTTCACCGCAGCGGCGCTCGTCGCTGGTGATCCTGATGTTCATCGGCTTTCCGCTCGGCGCGGTGGTCGGCGGCGCGATCACCGCCGCGTTGATGACGCGCTTCGGCTGGCCGTTGGTGTTCGTGATGGGCGGCGCATCGGCGCTGGCCGCGTTGGTGCCGGTGTTGCTGGTGATTCCGGGGCACACCGCGACCCCTTCGGCGCAGCGTCGCCGCGCGCCCCGCAGCCGCGCGCCCCGCAAAATCTTCGGCAACCTGTTCGCGCAAGGCCGTCTCGCCGCGACGCTCGCGCTCTGGTTCGGCGTGCTGTCCAGCATGATTCTCTCGGGCTTTCTCGTGAACTTCATGCCGACCCTCCTCTACCTGAACGGCGTGTCGCCCGCGCGCGCCGCGCTCGGCGCGGTGGTGCTGAACGTCGGCGCCATCGTGGGTGCGCTGGTGATCGCGTCACTCGTCGGCAAGCGCGGCCCGTTCGTGCCGGTGACCATCGCGTTTCTGTGCGGCGGCGTGCTGACCTTCGCGCTCGGCCAGATCATCGGCGCGGGCAATCTCGCGTTCGCGATGCTGTTCGCGGTCGGCGCGTGCCTGGTGGGCGGCCAGTTGACGATTCCCGCGATCGCGAGCCGGCTCTTTCCCGCCGACGTGCGCGCGGCCGGCATCGGTTGGGCGATGGCGATCGGACGTACCGGGTCGATCATCGGGCCGCTGATCGGCGGCATGCTGCTCGCACGCCATCTGCCGCTCGACACGCTGTTCACGATCGCCGCCTTGCTCGCGGCGGGCGGTGCGCTCGGCATCGGCTTCGCGAATCGCTGGCGGCCGCGCGACGACGCGCAAGCGCCGGTCGGAAGCACGACTTTTGCAATCACGGGTTCGGAGTTGGGGAATGGCAAACATTGA